The Leptospira neocaledonica DNA window TAGGGATCGCATTAGCTATATTACAATTTAAGGAAATAGGATTGGATCCGAACCTTCTTAGATTCGATACTGCAGAAGGTGAGCATGTTTTCCGATTAGAGATCGGTTTTAATGGAGAATATCTTTCTCTTAGGACCAAGTTGGAAAACGACGAAGATATAAGACCTTTTCGATCCCATTCCCAGGCGGAGAAGGATGGAGAAACCATTTCTCCTTGGAAAATCTCAGTCTGCAAGATCTGCGGAAGAACTGTGGATGATCGGATCTTCTTCCATACTATTCCGCCGGATGTGGTGGCAAAAGCAAAAGACCTTCCATTTACGGAAGAAGTCTGCGCTTGGTGTTTGTCAGGCTATTTGAAATTATAAATACGACTAACGATCCTCCTTGTATTATAAACATGATTTCTTCTACTTATTATCCTCCTAAACCAATCCGTCTTTCCGGAGATCGTGTGGAACTGGTTCCTCTCGGTTTGGAACATGCGGATGTATTGACCGAAGCACTTCAGGACGGAGAACTCTGGAAACTTTGGTACACGAATATTCCGGAACCGGAAGGAATGAAGGCCTGGATCCAAAAAGCATTAGAGGAACAAGAGGCAGGACTTTCTCTTCCTTTTGCAGTAATCAGAAAGGAAGATTCGAAACTTTTAGGTACTACAAGATATTTGAATATAGAAAAGGATGCCCGAAGGCTCGAGATCGGAGCCACATGGTATCCCAAATCTGTCCAAAAAACTTTTGTGAATACGGAATGTAAACTTTTACTATTGGAACATGCCTTCGAAACCTTAGGATGTATAGCAGTGGAATTCAGAACTCATATTATGAATTTTACATCCAGAAAGGCAATTGAAAGATTAGGGGCAAAACTGGACGGAATACTTAGAAATCATCGTATCAGTAAAAACGGCACCCTGAGAGATACCGCGGTTTACA harbors:
- a CDS encoding GNAT family N-acetyltransferase, with product MISSTYYPPKPIRLSGDRVELVPLGLEHADVLTEALQDGELWKLWYTNIPEPEGMKAWIQKALEEQEAGLSLPFAVIRKEDSKLLGTTRYLNIEKDARRLEIGATWYPKSVQKTFVNTECKLLLLEHAFETLGCIAVEFRTHIMNFTSRKAIERLGAKLDGILRNHRISKNGTLRDTAVYSITKEEWPTVRGNLLFKLGKPQV